In Zingiber officinale cultivar Zhangliang chromosome 1A, Zo_v1.1, whole genome shotgun sequence, the DNA window tagtgcttcagttggcggttagtcctttgaggcgatcaggctctgataccacttgttggtgcagcggaggccggcaagagggggtgaattgttgaaaacaaaaattaaactataccccctcgtactttcaactcaattagtgcaatagtgataaattaataaagcaataaaaactaaataaagaaatacagagaagatcaggattttaacctggttacaaccaagaaggttgttaatccagagcAGTAGAAAAAAcgcagtagaaaaattctccttctctgaaggcggagaagccttttacactttggaagctcaaaactattgctaggaaacactacacagttaattgcttgagttgttgttgaattcctagctccagggacctttatataggccttggaaatcttatcccgagagtccaaggcgcctccaacagggttcaagttgcctccaactcaatctgcggataaaactttatccgcagcgcaaacggtcaaactggcctacTCAAGGCGCattaaacaatccattcaaggcgccttcaatatgtttaaggcgccttcaaggttcttgctacagtaatttctgctacagtaacttccagcctcttttgactcctttttttcttcactttgtctttcgaagctccgtttgtttgggtgatttcggccaaccgaaatagggctcacccgaacccaatttccggccttctccttgagcagccttccgtcccggcttcacgtccctcgaatgctgcgcacgctcttcacgcccaccggagtactcttccgcagctctcttgtccttcggacacaccgagcccgtcggctcccttcccgtgccgtccttctcgctagctgcgtcttccgcttgacttcctgtgttcctaagctcctgcacactcagacacagggatcaaatacagcaggacctaaccaacttggttgatcacatcaaaactaccacggggtccaacatattGTGGGTCGTCGACTGGTAGAAAGAACAGAACATCGACGTCCACACCTTGCCTTTTGCCGCCTTTTGCCTACCGGAAGCCACATGCTTCACGGCATGTGTCCTGGTCTCTTGGTGCGGCGGCGCTCCTTCAGCCCTCAGCCCTTTGGGCGGCTGATGGCTGCTTGACTGTCGACGCTCGGTCGCCGCCGAGGGTTCAATCGACGCCTCTTTTCTTCTcgccgcttgggcttcttccacatttatatattcattgatcttcttgagcatgtggtcaaaatccctgggcggcttcctgatgagcggtCAGAAGAAGTCTCCCTCGATAAGCTCctgagtgaaggcgttcatcattgtctcggataagaccgaggggatgtccatggctaCTTGATTGAAACGATGTATGTATGCTCGGAGCGCTTCCTTAGGCCCTTGCTTTAGGGTAAAAAGGCTGGCGCTCGTCTTTTGATAGCGTCGGCTACTGGCGAAATGGTGTTGGAACGCGGCtcagaagtctttgaaacttcgtATTGAGCCATCTGGCAGTCTTTGGAACCAACGCTGCCCCGATCCGGAGAGGGTAATGAGGAAGACttggcacttcactccatctatATATTGGTGCAAAGTGGCTTCGTTATCAAacctatccagatgatcatctggatcgatcgatccgtTGTATGTCCCGATCGCCAGCGAGGTATAGTgtctgggcagagggtcttgtaagatctccttgGAGAACTACCGGTTGATCCATTCGGGCGACGCGTTGCTTCGGGGCGCCTTGTCTATTCGTGCATTCCGAACGGGAGCATCATCCGAAGACGATCCTCGCTCTTGATTCGCCTGGGCTATTTCGGAGGGGGTTTGGAATAAGGCACAATGGAAGGAGTTCGGCGGGGGTTGCGCTTCCCCCTGTGTGTCGGTCGGCCTTCTATTTTGCCCCCATACTAAGATTTGCTCCGCTCGGTCTTCTTACCCCACTTGTCTCCCTGCCGCCGATGTTGCAGGTTGTGGCGCTTGCCGATCGGTTAACGCCTGTTATTGCTGCTGCTGCTCGATCAACTTTGTCGCTCGGGCTTGCACGAGCATGTCGAGCTCTTCCTGGGTAAGCATCACGGTGGTGAGTCATCCagcatcctccatcttctcggctcggatgcaaGCTACATTCCCACAGATGGTGTCAAATATGATCTTGTacgaaagtcgaagagatggaaagccggggatgtggcactcctgctgaccgcctgtagactccactcggacctgcaacacaaactacgtcagtgccgagccagggaaagaGCTACCAatattggccctccgacgctcaagttagtcaccagCGATGAAGTATAAGACGGAGtaacaagaagactgtagcgcaAATAGTGAAGATTgtatacctccgtcgatgcttggaccccctttatatagagctccggtagtgtgtgtgcacgcttcccaaggagAACATGCTTCTCAAAGTTTTTCTTGAAAAGActtgtcaataaagtgtctctgacacaataccttaacaggctgagcatatctctaaagtgacagtggaagcttccgctgtACGATCTTCTGGCTGTCCATGCCCGGTGTACTGCTAGGGcgagcgggttggccgctcggcTGGAATTTCGCTGCTCTGGTGTCCCGTCCGGTCGGCTAGAATCTCACTACTCCAGTGCGTGTATCCGCTCGACCGAAGTTCCACTCTGCCACTGTCGAGATCTGCTGCCAGGccaagcggggtagccgctcggccgaagtttGATTCTGTCCATCAGGCCCTATCGTTTGGCCGAGCGAGGTAGCAGCTCGATCCAGCTTCTGCACCTTGTCTCCTCCTCCGTTCGGCGTCCAATAATCCTTTGAGCGTCGGCCGTTTGACTCCTCCCAGTGTCGAAGGAGGCGGTGGATCGAGGCCATCTTCCTTAGTCAGGGCATGCTTCGCCCAACCGACCGATGTCATCTGCGCGTTGACCGTCTTAACTTTGACTTCTACCAAAACAGTGAGATGAGACCCCTCATCATCACAGCATCAATATGGATTTGTCTTGTTTATACAATTAAATGATCACGTCAGGATTTAATATGTGCGATAACAAATAATAATACCTAATAATGTATTTGAGAACAGGTATctcaatttaaaaaattgaaagaagGTGCGATAAAAAATAATTTGTCTTAATTGTCTAAAGATATTTTTACCTTCAAGCTACCGAGTACCGGCGCTCTAACATCGGTTAACAAGCCAACTTTAGCCCTTTAGAATCTTGgattaacaaaaaaaatctgAGGTTTTGCCCTTAAAAATTTTTAGATTAACAATAAAATCCGACGAAATCAGAGTAGAAAAGGCAAAAGATcagagtttttttttcatttggttAACATTTGGTAAACATAATTAAATTATCAAAAGCATGCTTAATTTGGGAAGATGCCGGTGACAAGAATGGCGATCATCGACCGAACAATTTCCTGCGGGTGAACGCCGCCGTCGATGATGCTAATAATTCATGTAATAGAATGAATACAACATTAAATAACTAATTAGTGGATCCTGAGGGAGGTAGGAGGCCGGGGATGAAGGGTACGCCGGTCTGAGGAAGCCAGGTACTGCCCTGGATGAATTTCTCCACGGTGAACTTTTGGGCGTGGGCGAGATCGACGTTCTTCACTCCTTTCCATTTTACCCTCTCACTCTTGTCGGCGCCGGGGCCACGGTTGTCGATCTCGGTGTAGAAGCAAGTGTTGAGGCCGAAGTCACCGAACCACGGCAGCCAGCCCTGGGGGTTGATCAGGTCGTCCAGCTGCGACTGCATCACGAAGGTCCTGGAGTACTCCTTCCATGGCCGTCCCAAAAAGGTGGGAAGCTTGTTGCGGAAGGGGAAGTATTCTGGGTCAGCGCTGATGGTGCAGTTGTGGAGGATGATTGCGCCGGCGGATCGTCGGTCCTTGCGCCCCTGAGCTGTCACGATGTTCTGCTGGTTGTCCAGAGGCTTCCGGGCCAAGATGAGGCAGTTCTGGAAGATGGAGGCGGAATCGCCGAAGATGAAGTCGATGGTGCCGGTGATGGTGCATTCGCGGTAGAACTGACGGTAGGTGTGGACGTACAAGGTGTCCTGGTATCCGTCGAGCCTCACGTTGTAGAACACCGACCTGTCGGACTGCACTCGCAGAGCCACAGCCTGGTGCTTGGCTGCCCCTGCTGAGTTCTCGATCCATAGGTCCTTGGCGATGAATCCATTTCCAATCACAGCTGCATCGATAATTTGTATTTATTGTACGTGGTATATTTGTTTTTAACTGTGAATTTATAAGCATAGCTTTCAGAGAGAATCGCATACCAACGGTGGCAGTTCTGAAGGTGCTGACGCCATCGATGAAGTTGAGATTGCTGGTGATCCTGGTCTTGGTCGGCCCGTCGCCGACCATCATTATGTTGGTATGGCTCCGGTTGACCTGGACCAGCTCATTGTACACTCCTTCCTTGATGTAGATAACCACGTTCTTCGTGCTGTTCTTGGGAGCGAGTTTCAAGGCCTCGCCGATGGTCTTGACATCGCCGGAGCCATCCTGGGCCACTGTAAAATCGGGCTTCAGCTCCGCCGGGCTCAACTGAAGAAGCCTTCGCTTGCCGCCGGATACCCAAGAAGGGAACGACTCGCCATCGACTGCAAGGAGCCTGCGATTGAAGCCCCCGAAGTTGAACTTCTCTAGTGCATCTCCGAAGTTGGTGACGATGGCGAGAATGTTGCTGGTGAGCTCGGCGGAGCTGTTAAGCGCCTTGCGCATGGATGCCGCGGCATCAGTGTCGGCGTCCTGGAACCCGTCGAGGCACGTCTCCTGGTACGTGATGGTGGCGCTGATCCACACCTTGAGGTCGTCGATGAACTTGTCGATCTTCTCCATGGAGAAGTCGTCGAGATGGTCGACCGAGTTGCGGAGGTCGTCGATAGCGTAGTCCAGCAGTTCCCGGCAGTTCGCGAGGGCCTCGGAGGTGCGCGGGTCCTTGGCGGCCTCCTGAAGCGTGGAGGAGTGGTCGAAGGCCTGCTTGATGTGGTTAATGGTGACATTAAACACCAGATTGGCGAGGTCCTTGGGCTCGGTGTTGTTGCCGGCGACAGAGGACAGCGTGGTCTCGCAAGTCTGCTGGTAGTCGGTGGGCCGGCAGAACTCCTTGATGTTCTTCCGCGAGGTGGACAGCTCGGCCACCTGCGGCTGAGACGAATCGTCGCCATGGCGGCTGGAAACGGTGACGACGCCGACGGTGGCAACACAGGCCACTAGTACGACGGCAGAGATCACAAGAATGACGGCCTTCCCCATGATCTAAATTATTCTCCGGCCAATAAACTAGATCTTTTTTATCCGTCCCCTTCCAATCAAGAGATTTATTATGGGATAATGGAAGGTGGAATTTATTCGGAGATGGTATCTGAATGGAAGGGGAGGACCCCGAACCCAGGATGATGGACAACGAGAGGGTCGAGCCATTATATAGCGCAGGGACGGAGGGTGTTCGTGGTCGTGAAGGAAGAGGAACGGGATGCATTCGGCGCCATACAACGACCTCGATGCTATGGCCAGCTCGGCTTCCTTAATTTAGAGAATTGTTTCCTTGGTCAACAAATTGACAGGATAAATGGATGAACCAACTTCGATCTCGAgcctattttata includes these proteins:
- the LOC121996596 gene encoding probable pectinesterase/pectinesterase inhibitor 21 — encoded protein: MGKAVILVISAVVLVACVATVGVVTVSSRHGDDSSQPQVAELSTSRKNIKEFCRPTDYQQTCETTLSSVAGNNTEPKDLANLVFNVTINHIKQAFDHSSTLQEAAKDPRTSEALANCRELLDYAIDDLRNSVDHLDDFSMEKIDKFIDDLKVWISATITYQETCLDGFQDADTDAAASMRKALNSSAELTSNILAIVTNFGDALEKFNFGGFNRRLLAVDGESFPSWVSGGKRRLLQLSPAELKPDFTVAQDGSGDVKTIGEALKLAPKNSTKNVVIYIKEGVYNELVQVNRSHTNIMMVGDGPTKTRITSNLNFIDGVSTFRTATVAVIGNGFIAKDLWIENSAGAAKHQAVALRVQSDRSVFYNVRLDGYQDTLYVHTYRQFYRECTITGTIDFIFGDSASIFQNCLILARKPLDNQQNIVTAQGRKDRRSAGAIILHNCTISADPEYFPFRNKLPTFLGRPWKEYSRTFVMQSQLDDLINPQGWLPWFGDFGLNTCFYTEIDNRGPGADKSERVKWKGVKNVDLAHAQKFTVEKFIQGSTWLPQTGVPFIPGLLPPSGSTN